A genomic segment from Branchiostoma floridae strain S238N-H82 chromosome 7, Bfl_VNyyK, whole genome shotgun sequence encodes:
- the LOC118419241 gene encoding uncharacterized protein LOC118419241, whose amino-acid sequence MADMDRLVEVELLKSLGDVNLEKGRLGKDVGKFNMALALYIAAVVRCDNRDQGESIEHRYEYTERLLQGLSSEGSQGQSTEDNEITTTAKLAGMFQDLDKRRAAGGNTDSVLVGYAQLMVEGIVNDNSMLETEAIKSIGDVYLKRGTETGDTKDLTRASALYNKALARCHNVQRTVVLVHRLLHTAKIRQDITSRDIKRPTRTQQQDVGRRKDHFRPLSHSSDNINGGKHRLHSVPEPQKAEKTTRVDDDNEYEEHLHAGCRALQTGDLDTAEQSVAAALKSVQVKGGERKKKEAESLYKLGGVYLKRGIQSKDGGDFTKAAALCNAALVRSRRVDIAKAIREITQAFVKEVLKIEQKEDSDDTEKHKLMLKADRDYVEKELKRIEQEVDPYSLDDEDPKIKEVEMKRVEEIEALFQTLADQRSHCQLAEC is encoded by the exons atggctgacatggacaggctggtggaagtggagctgctcaaaagtctgggcgacgtgaacttggagaagggaagactcgggaaggacgtagggaagttcaacatggccttggcgctttacATAGCTGCTGTGGTCCGGTGTGACAATCGGGATCAAGGAGAAAGTATAGAACACCGATACGAATACACGGAGAGGCTTTTACAAGGGTTGTCGTCAGAGGGGTCACAGGGTCAGTCAACTGAAGACAATGAAATAACTACAACTGCAAAGTTGGCGGGAATGTTTCAAGACCTGGACAAGAGACGAGCTGCCGGCGGTAACACAGACTCTgtgctggttggatacgcacagttgatggtagagggaatagtaaacgacaacagcatgttagaaacagaagcgatcAAGAGtatcggtgacgtgtacctgaaaagaggaacagaaactggaGACACAAAAGACTTGACCAGAGCTTctgctctgtacaacaaggcACTGGCGCGGTGTCACAACGTTCAGAGAACAGTTGTCCTTGTCCACCGCTTACTGCACACCGCAAAAATCAGGCAAGACATCACCTCAAGAGACATCAAG AGACCAACTCGTACGCAACAGCAAGACGTAGGACGACGGAAGGACCACTTCCGTCCACTTTCACACTCAAGTGACAACATTAATGGCGGGAAGCACCGTCTACACAG TGTCCCGGAACCGCAGAAAGCTGAAAAAACGACTCGAGTTGACGATGACAA TGAATACGAAGAACATCTCCATGctggctgcagggccctgcagactggagacctggacacagcagaacaaagcgttgcagctgcgctcaagtctgttcaAGTCAAAG gtggagaaagaaagaaaaaagaggcAGAGTCCCTGTACAAATTGGGCGGTGTCTAtctgaagagaggaatccagtcaaaggacggGGGCGACTTCACCAaagctgcagcactctgtaatgcagcactggtaaggtCAAGGAGAGTAGATATAGCGAAGGCAATCCGGGAAATAACTCAAGCATTTGTTAAGGAAGTCCTGAAGATAGAACAGAAGGAAGACAGTGAtgatacagagaaacacaaattgatGCTGAAAGCTGATAGGGACTACGTAGAAAAGGAGTTAAAAAGAATTGAACAAGAGGTAGACCCATATAGCCTTGATGACGAGGACCCAAAGATAAAAGAAGTGGAGATGAAGAGAGTGGAAGAAATCGAAGCATTGTTTCAGACACTTGCTGATCAGC GCTCTCACTGCCAGCTTGCTGAATGTTAA